A segment of the Prochlorococcus sp. RS04 genome:
GATTTTGAGATGGTTTCCATATCAAATGGTTTTAAACTTATTAAATCTATTAACTCAACATCTATTCCTTTTTTTTCTAACTCTTCAAGAGCTTTAAGGCAGTGATGTCTCATTCTTGAATAAGTCAATAAAGTAATATCACGCCCTTCTTTTACAACGTCAGCCTGATCTAAAGCGCAAGTATAATCACCCTCAGGTAATTCTTCAGACAAATTGTATAGAAGAACATGTTCGAAAAATAGAACCGGATTATCATCTCTTATAGCTGCTTTCATTAAACCTTTAGCATTTGTGGGCGTACTACATGCAACAATCTTTATGCCAGGAACTGCATGAAAATATGCTTCAAGTCTTTGACTATGCTCAGCACCAAGTTGACGACCAACTCCACCAGGTCCTCGGACTACTGCTGGTATTTTATAATTTCCGCCACTTGTATATCTAAGCATACCCATATTGTTCGATATCTGATTAAATGCTAAAAGCAAAAATCCCATATTCATTCCTTCTACTATTGGTCTTAAGCCAGTCATTGCTGCACCGACAGCCATACCCGTAAAACTATTCTCTGCAATTGGAGTATCTAAGACTCTTAACTCTCCATATTTTTCATATAAATCCTTAGTTACCTTATAAGATCCTCCATACTGACCCACATCTTCCCCCATTACGCAAACATTTAAATCATTTGCCATTTCTTCATCAATTGCCTCTTTCAAAGCATTAAATAATAATGTTCCAGCCACAATTAATTACCTAATTAATCACATATATAATCCTACCACTTTGAATAATTCAACCTCCTTCAGCAAAGGTTATGAGTAGTAATATTGATAAAATCATTCCTGGAGATAGCAAAAGGACTAAAAGGCCTAAGTCATGTAAAGACATTCAAAGAAAGTGTTTCTTTAATAATATTGGCAATTCAACTTTTCTTCACAATAAAACTTCGAATAAATACAATAAAAAGTCCTATACCTATAAAAGCAAAAGAAAAAGTTAGCAAAAAAGATAATCCAATTATTAATGTATTAATGCTAGAGGAAATATTTTGGACTATTTCAGAAGAATTTGATGGTTTATGTACTGAAAAATAAATTGCAATTTTATTACTTAAAAAATAAAAAATTATAAATAATAAAAAACTTGTTAATGATCCAACAATAAAATTTAAAGGTCCTTTTTCGGGAATATTTTTTTTAATATTCTCATTACTGTTATCAGCCACAATAGATTTTTATATAAAAAAATTTAAATGAATGTTATTCCCTTTTCAAGGAAAGTGCAAACCCATGAATCATAGCCTTTATCTTTAAATAATTTAGAATTTGCATTTAATTCTTTTTTAGCAGTCTCTATATCTTTAAAGAGTGCAAAGCATGTAGGGCCTGATCCACTCATTGAAAATGTGAGACAATTTTCTAATGTAGAAAGTAAATATAATGCCTGCTTTACAGAATCATTTTCATTTTCAACAACTAACTGCAAATCATTTTTAATAAATAAATGTTGATTATCAAAATTTAAGTTATTTAAACCATTATCTCTTAAATTTTTTCTTATGTTCTCAATCATTTCTCTATCAGTAAGATATTCATCACAAAATCTCTTACTATATTTTTTATAAGTTTCAGCAGTTGATACTGATACATTCGGATTTTTTAAAAGAATTGCTCCATATTCAAGTGTTGAATCTAATTTCTCCAAAATTTCGCCTCTTCCAAAACATAATTGAATACCACCATTTATAAAAAAGGGAATATCAGATCCTAAAGTCGATGCTAATGAACGTAAAGTTTCTAAATCTAATTTCAAATCCCATAAATTATTAAGACCAATTAATGTTGCTGCTGCATTACTGGAACCACCAGCTAATCCTGCGCCAATTGGGATATTTTTTCTTAAAAATATATTCGCACCGTAATCTATATTTGATTTTTTCCTTAATAGATTTGCCGATTTAACAATTAAGTTATCATCAGATAGGCTTAAATCATTACAATCAGACTCAAGTTTAATTAAACCTTCATTATTAATTTCAAATTCTAAATAATCAGCAAGATCGATATTTTGCATAATCATTGCCAACTCATGAAAACCATCCTCTCTTTTACCAATAACTTCAAGATGCAAATTTATTTTGGCTGGAGATTTTATATTAATTTTCTTTTTAGCTAAATCTTGCATATACTTAAATTTTTATTCTTTAATTTTAATACAATTTTCTGCAAGCTTAATCCATTGGTCAATTGAAATGTCTTGTGGTCTTAAATTAAAACAAACTTTTGAAGATTCAGATAATTCATTTATCTCTTCATTTGAAAGTATTGAATTAAGTGTATTTCTAAGCATTTTTCTTCTTGAATTAAATGAAATTCGAAGAAGTTTATCTATATATTTTTCTAGACTAATATCTAATCTTAAATCATTTTTAATTGGTTCGAAAACTACTAAAGAAGAACAAACTTTTGGAGGAGGACTAAATGATGAAGGCGGCACATCACATATTCTTTTTATTTTTGATAAAAGTTGCATTCTTATACTAAGCGCACCAGCATTAGGACTACCTTCTTTTGACAAAATCCTATCTACAACTTCTTTCTGCATTAAAAATATTATTTTTTCGTAATTATAGTTTCTTATAATGCCCAATCGACCTATGAAAATATCCAATATTGGTCCAGTTATATTGTAAGGAATATTTGCAATCACTTTTGTAATCTTCTTATTAATCGAATCTAAATTTACAGAAAGAATATCTCCCTGCTGCAGTGAAAACTTATCATTATTATTGAATTTTTCATTTAATAAATTTATTAAATCTTTATCTAATTCAATTGCATGTAATTTTTTAATTTCTGAATCTAACAACTTAGATGTTAAAGCTCCTTTACCAGGACCAATTTCTAAAATAAAGTCATTTTCATTAAGAACAGCAATTTCTTTAATTTTTTCTAATATCTTTTTATTTACCAACCAGTGTTGTCCAAATCTTTTTTTTTGATGATAGTTTTTAGAATTCATCTAAAAGATAAATAATATGTTTAAATTAAATATGAATTTATTTAATCCTTTATATCATGAGCTTATCAAAAAAAAATTTAGATAAACTCAATAAATTTAAAAAAAAGAAAAATTTAAATAACGAAAGTAAAAATATAAATAATTACATAAATATAACTAATAATGATAATTTAATCACCAATCCACCTAATTCAGAAGATCCCAATAAAATTTTTTATTCGTTAATTGATAATTCAGAATCTTTAGAAGAGACTTCTAACGTAAATAATTCACTAAGAAAAAGTGAGATTAAACAAATTAATATGAATTCTAAAAATGATAATTTTTCCAAGAAATTAACAACCGAGGAGGAACTATATGATGAATTTAATTATCTTCTTGATGAATAATTAGTTTTGATATTTACTTATGATTCAGAGTAATAGATTATCCATTTATGCTATCGGCAAAATAAAGAAACTTTGGATTAGAGATGGAATTAATCAATACAAAAAAAGAATGCCTGAACTTATCATTAATGAGTTAAAGGCTTTTAATTTAAATAATCTTAGATCCAATAACAATATTATTATCTGTCTAAGTGAAGAAGGAAAACAGTTTAATTCAGTTGAACTAAGTTCCTTACTCTTGAATTTTAAAAATAAAAAAATTAATTTCTTAATCGGTGATACTGATGGAGTTAGTTCAGATATAAAAGAAAAATCAGATCTTGTACTAAGTCTGTCTCCTTTAACTTTTCCTCATGAATTAGCTAGATTAATCCTAATCGAGCAAATCTATAGAGCTATTTCTTTATCAAACAACTCCCCTTACCATCGTTCTTAAAAAGATTAGATTCAATCTAAAATTAATCTATAAAAGTTAATAACTAACTATTTTTTGATTTTTTGCTATATAGTACATATATACTATTAATTTCATATTGGATTCTTTTGATTCAACTACTAAAATATTTAAAATACCCTTATTAACTGATTCGGTATCAGCAGGGTTTCCTTCTCCTGCAGATGACTATACAGAAGAAAATATTGATTTAAACGAACATTTAATATCTAATCCTTTTAGCACTTTTTTTCTTAGAGTTAAAGGTGACTCAATGATAAATGCAGGAATTAAAGATAAAGATTTAATAATAGTAGACAAGAGCTTAACAGCCAGGCCAGGGAATATCATCATTGCAATGATAGACGGAGAATTTACAATAAAAAGATTATCTATAAAAAATAATGAATTATATTTAAAATCAGAAAATCATAATTATCCTGATTTTAGGTTTAAAAACCATATTGATGTACAGATATGGGGAGTTGTTATTTATTCAATACATAGCTATTTATGAGAATTTCAAATATTGATGCAATAGCTCTTATAGATGCTAATAATTTTTACGCGTCATGTGAACAAAATATTAATCCTCATTTGAGAAATAAACCTGTAGTAATTTTATCTAATAATGACGGATGTATCATTGCAAGAAGCCCTGAAGCGCGAGCTTTAAAAATTAAAATGGGAACTCCGTATTTTAAGGTCAAAGAAAGACTAAATAAATTAGATGTAGCAGTCTTAAGCTCAAACTACTCGCTTTATGGGGATATGAGCAGAAGACTAATGAATTTACTGAAAAACTACTGTGAACAAATAGAAATTTATTCCATTGACGAAGCATTCGTCTCGATTTCTAGACCTAATGATGAAAATCTATATCCTTGGGCAAGAAGCATAAGATCATTAATATATCAGAATCTAGGGATTACCATAACAGTAGGAATAGGAGAAAATAAAGTAAGAGCAAAAATTGCTAATAAACTAGCTAAAAATATTGATTATTCAGCTGGAATATTTGATTTAGGTAGAACCGAAAATGAGAATGATTATTTGAAAAGAATTAGTATAGATAAGATATGGGGAGTCGGGAAACAAACATCTAATTGGTTACAAAGTAAAGGTATTAAAAATGCGAGAGAGCTAAGAGATATGGAAGAAAATGAAATCATTAAGAAATTAGGCATCGTAGGGAAAAGACTGCAATTAGAACTGAAAGGCCATAGATGCCTGCCCATAGAAAAAAACAAGAAATCAAAAAAAGAAATTCAGGTGAGCAGGAGTTTCGGCACACCTATCACAAAATTAGAAGACTTAACTCAAGCACTGGCAACTCACGCAATAAAAGCCTCTGAAAAAATGAGAAGCCAGAATTTACAATCATCTAATATTAGAGTATTTGCTAGAACCAGTAAATATTCAAGTCAAAATTATCAAAGAAGTGCTCATAGAAAACTTACAAATGCAACAGATGACACAAACAATATTTTAAAAATAGTAGTTGAATTATCTAAAGAAATTTATAATCCCGAATATAAATTCTCAAAAGCTGGTGTTTTAATGCAGGATTTAACAAATAGCGAATATTTACAGCAATCAGTTATCAATTACAAATCTCAGAAAGTCTTAAAAAAATCAACAAATCTTATGAAAACGATTGATTTATTAAATAAAAGATTTAATAACAATGCAATTACATGGGCTATTACAAAAAATTCACAAAGTTGGAAGATGAATAAGAATTTCTTAAGTCGCTCATCTACAACTGATATAGAACAAATCCCAACTATAGTGAAGTAAACAAAATAGAATGGAATTTATATTATTTTTGAGCAAATTAGATAAAGAGATTCTTAACTTATTAATAAAAGCAAACTACATAGTTGAAGAAAATAAAATTGAATGTCTATTAAACAAAGAAATAAAAGGGCTACATAATTTTAAAGAAAATAAAATAATAATATGTACTGAAAATGTAAAAAGGAAAACAAATTTTAGAAATAAGAATCAACAATCAAATAAAGATAACTTCAAAACAGAAAGGTCGATAAGAAAAGCATTAAGACACGAAGCAACTCATGCGATACAAAAATGTAATGACAATAAAACAATAGGGGATATAAAAAAATTAGAAAGCAAATTGCATCAAAGTAAAAGAAAAGCATTAGAGTTCTCTAGTTCAAATTTTTCTGGGACTTATGCGAAAGAAGTAGAAGCTTATGTTCTTGAAGATAAACCCAAAAAAGTTAAAAACATGATTAAAAAATACTGCCTATAAATTAAAACTTTTTATATTAACTAGCGACGAAATTGCCACAGCGTTGTTTGTCTAAGAAATTCATATGTTGTCTTTCTAGGTAATATAATTCCTGAAATTTAATGGCATCTGAGTTTAAATCCTTAAAAAGATCATCTATCTCTTTATTTGTATTTGAAGAACCTGAAGAAGGATTATCAATTAAAATAGATATACAATTTTCTAAAGTTTTTAATCTTTGAGATCCCCAAGATTCTATTAAGTGTCTACATCTTTTTAGAGAATTATATTTCTCAAGAAGTGATAATGTTCCTAGTAAATTGTCCTTAGGATTACTTAGCAATGTTAAAAACAACTCATTTGGATTAATAAAAATATTAATTTTATTTGATGATTCAGGATTATTGAGAGCTAAGTAGTCAGGCAGAAGTGAAATTAAGTTAATAGAAGAAAAATCTTTTTGAAGATTTTGACTATTTGATTGTTTTAAATCATTTAAGTAATTTAAACCTAAATTATTTTGTTCAATTTTTGAAATAGCATCCCATAAACTTTGAATATAACAAGTATTAAAACCATTAATTTCTCTTTTGAGAAATTCATCACGAATAAATAGCCTAAGATCTGGACAATGTAAATAATAAAAAATTATTTCCGATTCATTTTTCTCCCGTCGAGAAATTTCATTTGGTTGTTCAAATTTTTTTGATCTACCATGCCAACGAAATCCCTTTACTTGATTTCTTAAATCTTGTTCAAACTGTATTGCTAACCTAGCTTGTCCCTTACTTAATTGTTCGGAAACTTTTTGTAAATAATGAGTTCTGGTTGATGATTGAGGTAATTTACTCAACAATTTTACCAATGAAGAAATAACACTTTGGAAAATTTCAGACTTAGTTAAATCTTGATCTTTAAAGATCTGATCAATCTCCCAATCAATCCAAAAGGATGAATTATCAATTAAATTAAAATAATCTTCAGGGGTATGACTATTCAAATATTCGTCAGGATCTTTAAAATGACTTAGTTGAAGTATCTTAAGATTAATTTGATCATGAAGGGATAGGGTCTCAACTTCTTTAATTACTCTTTTTGTAGCTAAAATTCCTGCATTATCAGAATCAAAATTCAAAATTATATTTTTATTATCTGTACATCTACATAGTTGAGAAATTTGATACTTATTTAATGCGGTACCGAGAGAAGCCACAGAATTAGTTATACCTTTTGAATGAAGAGAAATAACATCAAAGTAGCCTTCAACAATAATAGCTTTATCTCTTTTTCTAATATCACTAGAAGCTTTTTCGAAGGCAAACAACATTTTTCCCTTTTCAAATATCTCTGATTCAGGAGAATTAAGATATTTGGGTTCCTGACCATCAAGAGATCTTCCTCCAAAGGCAACTACTCTTCCCTGCATATCATGTATTGGAACAATTAATCTATTTCTAAAACGATCATAAATCTTGTCAGAATTATCTTTAGAAATTGCAAGGCCTGAAGCTAATATTAAATTAATGGGGAATTTTTCTACCTTGGAAAGATAATTAAATAAATCATTCCATGAATTTGGGGCAAAGCCTAATTCAAAGTTATCAATAATCTTGTTACTCAAGTTTCTATTAGATGTTAAATATTTCATGGCTTCAAAACCAAGAGAATTATTTAATTGAGACCTAAACCATTTTTTAGTGACTCTTAATATTTTATAAAGCTCTTCCTTTCTAGATAGTTGTTTTTTATAAGCTTCTACTTGGGGACCCTCAAGATTTTCAACATTAATATTATTTTTTTTTGCAAGAGAAAGTACAACATCTGAAAAATTTGCACGAGTAAATTCCATTAAAAATTTAATAGAGTTTCCACCTGCACCACAGGAAAAACAGTAATAGAATTGTTTAGTTGGTGATACTGTCATAGATGGCTTAGTATCATCATGAAAAGGGCAAATCCCAACAAATTCCTTGCCTTTCTTCTTAAGAACAATATGTTCAGATATAACGTCAACAATATCTGCTTTTTCCTTAACCTCTTGAATAGTTCTTGGGTGTATAGAATGAACCATTGAGATTTTTATTAAAAACAAATAATGATTTATTTGTTATAGGTCAAAATCAAATAAGAATCTACTTAATTTCACAATAAAACTATTTTTTTAAATGATAAATATCGCAGTATTAGAAAAAAAATTTTATTCATTGAACAAGTTTAATTTGGTATTTGCTTCATTCTTCTTTAGTTTGATGACTTTATGCGTAAAAAATATTGATAAAAGGATACCTATTTATGAATTAGTTTTATTCAGATCATTTTTGAGTTTAATTATTACATTATTCATAATTAATCTAAAAAATATAAATCCTTGGGGAAACAATAGACCATTACTTATCTTAAGAGGTGTTTTAGGAACTTTAGCTTTAGTTTGCATTTTTTATGCGATAAGAAATATGCCCCTTAGTATATCTACAGTCATTCAGTACACATACCCTATCTTTATATCTATATTCGCTGGCATATTTATAAACGAAAAAATAACTCGGAATATAATTTTTGCTTTACTTGTTGGCTGGATTGGAATATTTGTAATAATAAATCCAAGTCAATTATCAAATATAAACGTTGAAATTGAAAATGTTTCGATCTCGATCGCATTTCTTGGGGCAATCTGCACTGCATTGGCTTACGTAACTGTGAAGAAACTTTCATTTACTGAAGATGTTTATGTAATTATTGAATATTTTCCACTTGTTTCTTTTATAGCTTTATTGCCAATTGTATTAATGAACTGGGTTACCCCAACCTGGAATGAATTAATTTGGATAATTGGCATTGGCTTATTTACTCAATTAGGTCAGACTTTCTTAACTATAGGATTAAAAAATTTGCCTGCTTCTGAAGCTTCAACAATTAACTATTTGCAAGTTTTATTCGGGTCAATTTGGGGGGTTTTGTTTTTTAGTGAAATAATAAATATAAATTTTTTATTAGGTGCTTCACTAGTATTATTAGGAACTATTATATCTACTACCAAAATAATCAAAAGGACATAGAATATAATTATTAAAATATAAAAAAAGTGAAATTTTTCTATTTAGCTTTATTATTTTGTTTTTCTCCAATTGTTCAAGTAAATGCAACAACACCAAAGTCAGTAACTTGCACAAGAACTGAATATAGAGAGGAATACATCCCTGGAACCAAATCAAATCCAGGCTACGTGAAAAGTTATGAGGTGGACGTTGTAATACCTTGTGGAGGTCAAAATACTGCTGAAAAAATAGATGATAATGACTGTAGTGAAGGTTCTGTTATAGGAGGACTTCTTGGTGCTGGAATAGCACTATCTTCCTCTAGAGGGAAAGATAGATTTTGGGCAGTACCTGCTGGCGGAACGGCAGGAGCACTAATTGGTTGTCAGGTGGATGGTGGTTAATTGATAAGTTGGATAAATGGAGAATTGGTTGAGTTATGGCAAACCAATCAAAAATTTTTTGTTTTAGTAAATTGTCAAGGATTAGGATACGAAATACAAATACTAGAATCCTTTTTTCTCAAATTAAAAAAAAATCAGATATCTAATAAAAAAATTACTCTTTGGTTAAAACATATTAAAAAAGAAGATTCAGATTTATTATTTGGCTTTACATCAAAGGAACAAAAGAATTTCTTTATTGAAATTTTGAGTATCCGAGGTGTTGGATCTCAAATCGGCATGGGTATGTTAAATAAATATTCTATTGGTGAAGTTATCAATGCAATAAAGACACAAAATAAAAAATTAATTTGTTCCGTACCTGGTATAGGACAAAAAACGAGTGATCGGTTAATTTTAGAACTAAAAAATAAGTTTAAAAGCGAAATACAATTTGAAGAAGAAAAAGCAAATGATGAATTTAAGATTAAGG
Coding sequences within it:
- a CDS encoding serine hydroxymethyltransferase; amino-acid sequence: MEFILFLSKLDKEILNLLIKANYIVEENKIECLLNKEIKGLHNFKENKIIICTENVKRKTNFRNKNQQSNKDNFKTERSIRKALRHEATHAIQKCNDNKTIGDIKKLESKLHQSKRKALEFSSSNFSGTYAKEVEAYVLEDKPKKVKNMIKKYCL
- a CDS encoding DMT family transporter — translated: MINIAVLEKKFYSLNKFNLVFASFFFSLMTLCVKNIDKRIPIYELVLFRSFLSLIITLFIINLKNINPWGNNRPLLILRGVLGTLALVCIFYAIRNMPLSISTVIQYTYPIFISIFAGIFINEKITRNIIFALLVGWIGIFVIINPSQLSNINVEIENVSISIAFLGAICTALAYVTVKKLSFTEDVYVIIEYFPLVSFIALLPIVLMNWVTPTWNELIWIIGIGLFTQLGQTFLTIGLKNLPASEASTINYLQVLFGSIWGVLFFSEIININFLLGASLVLLGTIISTTKIIKRT
- a CDS encoding pyruvate dehydrogenase complex E1 component subunit beta, whose amino-acid sequence is MAGTLLFNALKEAIDEEMANDLNVCVMGEDVGQYGGSYKVTKDLYEKYGELRVLDTPIAENSFTGMAVGAAMTGLRPIVEGMNMGFLLLAFNQISNNMGMLRYTSGGNYKIPAVVRGPGGVGRQLGAEHSQRLEAYFHAVPGIKIVACSTPTNAKGLMKAAIRDDNPVLFFEHVLLYNLSEELPEGDYTCALDQADVVKEGRDITLLTYSRMRHHCLKALEELEKKGIDVELIDLISLKPFDMETISKSIRKTNKVIIVEECMKTGGIGAELIALITEECFDDLDARPIRLSSQDIPTPYNGNLENLTIIQPHQIVEKVEHLISGSI
- the ruvA gene encoding Holliday junction branch migration protein RuvA, which encodes MISWINGELVELWQTNQKFFVLVNCQGLGYEIQILESFFLKLKKNQISNKKITLWLKHIKKEDSDLLFGFTSKEQKNFFIEILSIRGVGSQIGMGMLNKYSIGEVINAIKTQNKKLICSVPGIGQKTSDRLILELKNKFKSEIQFEEEKANDEFKIKDPEINKMIEDLQLTLQSLNYKNKEIKTILPIIINEVDFLAKKESNLSFENLLKLAMNYLDKESSNIAS
- the rsmA gene encoding 16S rRNA (adenine(1518)-N(6)/adenine(1519)-N(6))-dimethyltransferase RsmA, producing the protein MNSKNYHQKKRFGQHWLVNKKILEKIKEIAVLNENDFILEIGPGKGALTSKLLDSEIKKLHAIELDKDLINLLNEKFNNNDKFSLQQGDILSVNLDSINKKITKVIANIPYNITGPILDIFIGRLGIIRNYNYEKIIFLMQKEVVDRILSKEGSPNAGALSIRMQLLSKIKRICDVPPSSFSPPPKVCSSLVVFEPIKNDLRLDISLEKYIDKLLRISFNSRRKMLRNTLNSILSNEEINELSESSKVCFNLRPQDISIDQWIKLAENCIKIKE
- a CDS encoding Y-family DNA polymerase is translated as MRISNIDAIALIDANNFYASCEQNINPHLRNKPVVILSNNDGCIIARSPEARALKIKMGTPYFKVKERLNKLDVAVLSSNYSLYGDMSRRLMNLLKNYCEQIEIYSIDEAFVSISRPNDENLYPWARSIRSLIYQNLGITITVGIGENKVRAKIANKLAKNIDYSAGIFDLGRTENENDYLKRISIDKIWGVGKQTSNWLQSKGIKNARELRDMEENEIIKKLGIVGKRLQLELKGHRCLPIEKNKKSKKEIQVSRSFGTPITKLEDLTQALATHAIKASEKMRSQNLQSSNIRVFARTSKYSSQNYQRSAHRKLTNATDDTNNILKIVVELSKEIYNPEYKFSKAGVLMQDLTNSEYLQQSVINYKSQKVLKKSTNLMKTIDLLNKRFNNNAITWAITKNSQSWKMNKNFLSRSSTTDIEQIPTIVK
- a CDS encoding LexA family protein; protein product: MDSFDSTTKIFKIPLLTDSVSAGFPSPADDYTEENIDLNEHLISNPFSTFFLRVKGDSMINAGIKDKDLIIVDKSLTARPGNIIIAMIDGEFTIKRLSIKNNELYLKSENHNYPDFRFKNHIDVQIWGVVIYSIHSYL
- a CDS encoding DUF3082 domain-containing protein, producing the protein MADNSNENIKKNIPEKGPLNFIVGSLTSFLLFIIFYFLSNKIAIYFSVHKPSNSSEIVQNISSSINTLIIGLSFLLTFSFAFIGIGLFIVFIRSFIVKKS
- a CDS encoding 23S rRNA (pseudouridine(1915)-N(3))-methyltransferase RlmH is translated as MIQSNRLSIYAIGKIKKLWIRDGINQYKKRMPELIINELKAFNLNNLRSNNNIIICLSEEGKQFNSVELSSLLLNFKNKKINFLIGDTDGVSSDIKEKSDLVLSLSPLTFPHELARLILIEQIYRAISLSNNSPYHRS
- the dnaG gene encoding DNA primase; the encoded protein is MVHSIHPRTIQEVKEKADIVDVISEHIVLKKKGKEFVGICPFHDDTKPSMTVSPTKQFYYCFSCGAGGNSIKFLMEFTRANFSDVVLSLAKKNNINVENLEGPQVEAYKKQLSRKEELYKILRVTKKWFRSQLNNSLGFEAMKYLTSNRNLSNKIIDNFELGFAPNSWNDLFNYLSKVEKFPINLILASGLAISKDNSDKIYDRFRNRLIVPIHDMQGRVVAFGGRSLDGQEPKYLNSPESEIFEKGKMLFAFEKASSDIRKRDKAIIVEGYFDVISLHSKGITNSVASLGTALNKYQISQLCRCTDNKNIILNFDSDNAGILATKRVIKEVETLSLHDQINLKILQLSHFKDPDEYLNSHTPEDYFNLIDNSSFWIDWEIDQIFKDQDLTKSEIFQSVISSLVKLLSKLPQSSTRTHYLQKVSEQLSKGQARLAIQFEQDLRNQVKGFRWHGRSKKFEQPNEISRREKNESEIIFYYLHCPDLRLFIRDEFLKREINGFNTCYIQSLWDAISKIEQNNLGLNYLNDLKQSNSQNLQKDFSSINLISLLPDYLALNNPESSNKINIFINPNELFLTLLSNPKDNLLGTLSLLEKYNSLKRCRHLIESWGSQRLKTLENCISILIDNPSSGSSNTNKEIDDLFKDLNSDAIKFQELYYLERQHMNFLDKQRCGNFVAS
- a CDS encoding glycine zipper 2TM domain-containing protein, which gives rise to MKFFYLALLFCFSPIVQVNATTPKSVTCTRTEYREEYIPGTKSNPGYVKSYEVDVVIPCGGQNTAEKIDDNDCSEGSVIGGLLGAGIALSSSRGKDRFWAVPAGGTAGALIGCQVDGG
- the ispE gene encoding 4-(cytidine 5'-diphospho)-2-C-methyl-D-erythritol kinase, translating into MQDLAKKKINIKSPAKINLHLEVIGKREDGFHELAMIMQNIDLADYLEFEINNEGLIKLESDCNDLSLSDDNLIVKSANLLRKKSNIDYGANIFLRKNIPIGAGLAGGSSNAAATLIGLNNLWDLKLDLETLRSLASTLGSDIPFFINGGIQLCFGRGEILEKLDSTLEYGAILLKNPNVSVSTAETYKKYSKRFCDEYLTDREMIENIRKNLRDNGLNNLNFDNQHLFIKNDLQLVVENENDSVKQALYLLSTLENCLTFSMSGSGPTCFALFKDIETAKKELNANSKLFKDKGYDSWVCTFLEKGITFI